A portion of the Chondrinema litorale genome contains these proteins:
- a CDS encoding quinone-dependent dihydroorotate dehydrogenase: MYKVIRSFLFFFPPEQIHHFTFSCIKFLFKIPLVKPIYKAITQSNSPELQVEIDGLKFPNPVGLAAGFDKDARLIEELSALGFGFIEIGTVTPKGQPGNPQPRLFRVKADEGIINRMGFNNEGVESAVNRLKKVKDKSIVIGGNIGKNKITPNEKAEEDYLICYRSLYEYVDYFTVNVSSPNTPNLRELQDKEPLTKLLNLIQAENQKQIKPKPVFLKIAPDLADSQLDDIIEIVEETKISGIIATNTTISRANLITSKDTIDQIGNGGLSGKPLTARSTEVIKYLYEKSGKKLTIIGVGGIHSAKDAIEKLEAGACMVQLYTGFIYEGPGLIKKINKEVKKYKKNTNRLAG, translated from the coding sequence ATGTACAAAGTTATCCGTTCATTCCTATTTTTCTTTCCTCCAGAGCAGATTCATCACTTTACATTCAGTTGTATTAAGTTTTTATTTAAAATTCCGCTAGTTAAACCAATCTACAAAGCTATTACACAAAGTAATTCACCAGAATTGCAAGTGGAAATTGATGGTTTAAAGTTTCCGAACCCTGTAGGTTTAGCTGCCGGTTTTGATAAAGATGCCCGATTGATAGAAGAACTATCGGCACTGGGCTTCGGGTTTATCGAAATAGGTACTGTAACCCCAAAAGGCCAGCCGGGAAACCCTCAACCTCGCTTATTTAGAGTAAAAGCTGACGAAGGTATAATTAACCGTATGGGTTTTAACAATGAAGGTGTTGAATCGGCAGTAAATAGATTAAAAAAGGTGAAAGATAAAAGTATTGTGATTGGTGGGAACATTGGCAAAAACAAGATTACACCAAATGAAAAAGCTGAAGAGGATTACCTCATTTGCTACAGAAGTTTATACGAATATGTAGATTATTTTACAGTAAATGTAAGTTCACCAAACACTCCTAACTTAAGAGAATTACAAGACAAAGAACCGCTAACCAAACTATTAAACCTAATACAAGCGGAGAATCAAAAGCAAATAAAGCCAAAACCAGTATTTCTGAAAATTGCACCTGATCTTGCAGATAGCCAGTTAGATGATATTATTGAGATTGTAGAAGAAACAAAGATATCTGGAATAATTGCAACCAACACAACCATAAGCAGAGCCAATTTAATTACTTCTAAAGATACAATTGACCAAATAGGAAACGGAGGGTTGAGTGGAAAACCACTAACTGCCCGATCTACAGAAGTGATCAAGTACCTTTATGAGAAATCTGGAAAAAAACTCACCATTATCGGAGTTGGTGGAATCCACAGTGCTAAAGATGCAATCGAGAAGTTGGAAGCAGGAGCTTGCATGGTACAGCTATACACTGGATTTATCTATGAAGGGCCAGGATTGATAAAGAAAATCAATAAAGAAGTGAAAAAATATAAAAAAAACACTAACAGACTTGCAGGTTAA
- a CDS encoding sulfite exporter TauE/SafE family protein, which translates to MELWTALTIGALGSLHCAGMCGPIALAVPVIGKGSSAAFFSRIIYNAGRISTYALMGAFFGSVGYGVAIWSTQQNLSIVLGALIVISVVVPYSLKRFFNFNFMISGFIGKLKKNMGLLLGKKSIHTVFLIGFLNGFLPCGLVYLGIAGAVAAGSVADGALYMAAFGFGTLPMMLLVSYLGKLIGPGFRIFVRKSLPVVVVCLGVLFIMRGLNLGIPYISPKANHAHSVSICH; encoded by the coding sequence ATGGAACTCTGGACTGCTTTAACTATTGGTGCATTAGGTAGTTTGCATTGTGCTGGTATGTGCGGACCAATTGCACTGGCTGTTCCTGTAATTGGCAAAGGAAGTTCTGCCGCGTTTTTTTCCAGAATTATTTACAATGCTGGTAGAATTTCTACCTATGCATTAATGGGTGCTTTCTTTGGTTCTGTTGGCTATGGAGTAGCTATATGGAGTACTCAGCAAAACTTGTCAATTGTATTGGGGGCACTTATTGTAATTTCTGTAGTGGTACCATACAGCCTGAAACGCTTTTTTAATTTCAATTTTATGATTTCGGGCTTTATCGGGAAACTCAAAAAAAACATGGGCCTTTTGCTTGGTAAAAAGAGTATACATACTGTGTTTTTAATTGGTTTTCTAAATGGTTTTTTGCCATGTGGCTTGGTGTATTTAGGCATTGCTGGCGCAGTTGCAGCTGGCAGTGTGGCTGATGGGGCACTGTATATGGCTGCTTTTGGTTTCGGTACTTTGCCTATGATGTTGCTGGTTTCTTATCTCGGAAAACTAATTGGTCCAGGCTTTAGAATCTTTGTGCGTAAGTCTTTACCAGTTGTAGTTGTATGCTTGGGTGTTTTATTTATTATGAGAGGCTTAAACTTGGGTATACCTTATATCAGTCCTAAGGCAAATCATGCGCACAGTGTGAGTATATGTCATTAA
- a CDS encoding FixH family protein: MSTFKFHWGYGIALFFSSFVAFILFAVFSSTKENIHLVTEDYYAEELAYQNRIDEIKNTNSLNSRVSMRMINEALEISFPTDMVGKDLEGSIYLFRPSDSGLDKQFDIAINEEGLQQINTDKITKGYYRVKLEWEMDGKSYFVEEPFYIQ, encoded by the coding sequence ATGAGCACTTTTAAATTTCACTGGGGTTACGGAATTGCTTTGTTCTTTTCCAGTTTTGTTGCATTTATATTATTTGCTGTATTCAGCAGCACTAAAGAAAATATTCATCTGGTAACAGAAGATTACTATGCAGAGGAGTTGGCATATCAGAATAGAATAGATGAAATTAAGAATACAAATAGCCTAAATAGTCGCGTGAGTATGAGAATGATTAATGAAGCTCTTGAGATTTCTTTCCCAACCGATATGGTGGGGAAAGATCTTGAGGGTAGTATTTATCTTTTCAGACCCTCCGACTCTGGGCTTGATAAGCAATTTGATATTGCTATAAATGAAGAAGGTTTGCAGCAAATTAATACAGATAAGATTACCAAAGGATACTACCGAGTAAAATTGGAGTGGGAGATGGATGGTAAATCTTATTTTGTTGAAGAACCATTTTACATTCAATAA
- the mtaB gene encoding tRNA (N(6)-L-threonylcarbamoyladenosine(37)-C(2))-methylthiotransferase MtaB has protein sequence MKKVAFYTLGCKLNFSETSTIARMFEERGYKKVSFSDTPDIFIINTCSVTDNADKKCRKVVREAKAISPNAYVSIIGCYAQLKPKEISEIPGVDAVLGAAEKFRLLDLLDGFVKPEKAQVFASEVTEANSFISGYSMNDRTRTFLKVQDGCNYNCTFCTIPLARGKSRSDTVESVLVNAREIAATEVKEVVLTGVNLGDFGIVEGRRQFRFYDLVKELDKVEGIERYRISSIEPNLLSNDIIEYVAESKRFVPHFHIPLQSGSDKLLKLMRRRYERQLYADRVAKIKELMPHCCIGVDVIVGFPGETEEDFLDTYHFLNELDVSYLHVFTYSERPNTPAIDMEGAVPQKTRQKRSKMLRSLSHKKKRAFYEQHIGGQATVLFENDVENGMMHGFTENYIRVTAKYDPLLVNELKQVQLVRLNDDGYMEVEEPELVYESH, from the coding sequence ATGAAGAAAGTAGCTTTTTATACCCTAGGTTGCAAATTAAATTTTTCGGAAACCTCTACCATTGCCCGAATGTTTGAAGAGCGCGGTTATAAGAAGGTTTCTTTTTCAGACACTCCTGATATATTCATTATCAATACCTGCTCTGTAACAGATAATGCTGATAAGAAATGTCGTAAAGTGGTGCGAGAAGCAAAAGCTATTTCACCAAATGCTTATGTATCTATTATCGGTTGTTATGCTCAATTAAAACCCAAAGAAATCTCCGAAATTCCGGGTGTAGATGCTGTGCTTGGTGCAGCCGAGAAGTTTAGACTATTAGATTTACTCGATGGATTTGTAAAACCGGAAAAGGCTCAAGTGTTTGCTTCTGAAGTAACAGAGGCTAATTCTTTTATAAGTGGTTATTCAATGAATGACCGTACCAGAACTTTCCTAAAAGTACAAGATGGCTGTAATTACAATTGTACTTTTTGTACTATTCCATTGGCTCGTGGCAAAAGTCGTAGCGATACTGTTGAGAGTGTATTGGTAAATGCCAGAGAAATTGCTGCTACCGAAGTAAAAGAGGTGGTTTTAACCGGAGTTAATTTGGGCGATTTTGGTATTGTAGAAGGCAGAAGGCAATTCCGTTTTTATGATTTGGTAAAAGAGTTAGATAAAGTAGAAGGTATTGAACGTTACCGTATTTCTTCTATCGAACCCAATTTGCTAAGCAACGATATTATTGAGTATGTTGCTGAATCTAAAAGGTTTGTGCCTCATTTCCATATTCCTTTGCAGTCGGGTAGCGATAAGCTGCTTAAACTAATGCGCAGAAGGTATGAGAGACAATTATATGCCGACAGAGTTGCCAAAATTAAAGAACTTATGCCGCATTGCTGTATTGGTGTAGATGTAATTGTTGGTTTTCCAGGAGAGACAGAAGAGGACTTTTTGGATACTTATCATTTCCTTAATGAGTTGGATGTTTCATATCTGCATGTATTTACATATTCAGAGAGACCAAATACGCCGGCAATTGATATGGAAGGTGCTGTTCCACAGAAAACCAGACAGAAGCGCTCAAAAATGTTAAGAAGTCTTTCTCACAAAAAGAAGAGAGCTTTTTATGAACAACATATAGGTGGTCAAGCAACAGTGCTTTTCGAGAATGATGTTGAAAATGGAATGATGCACGGTTTTACCGAAAACTACATCAGAGTAACTGCTAAGTACGATCCATTATTAGTTAATGAGCTAAAACAAGTTCAATTAGTTAGGTTGAATGATGATGGTTATATGGAAGTTGAAGAACCAGAACTTGTTTACGAATCGCATTAA
- the ccoN gene encoding cytochrome-c oxidase, cbb3-type subunit I encodes MKNPELSKVDIKFDQFSYDNEIVRKFAIATVVFGIVGMLVGLIVALQLVFPQLNLGIEFTTFGRLRPLHTNAVIFAFVGNGIFTGVYYSLQRLVKARMFSDKLSNIHFWGWQLIILAAAISLPLGLTTGKEYAELEWPIDIAITVIWVIFGWNMFGTILKRRERHLYVAVWFYIATFVTVAVLHLVNSFELPVSIMKSYSWYAGVQDALVQWWYGHNAVAFFLTTPYLGLMYYFVPKAAKRPVYSYRLSIIHFWALIFIYIWAGPHHLLYSALPDWAQSLGTVFSIMLIAPSWGGMLNGLLTLRGAWDKVREDPVLKFLVVAVTAYGMSTFEGPMLSLKNFNAITHFTDWTIAHVHVGGLGWNGFLTFGMLYWLIPKLYGTKLHSTKLANFHFWIGTLGILFYVLPMWWAGFTQSLMWKEFTQEGMLAYPNFLETVTQLKPLYAMRALGGAFYLTGVIVMVYNLVSTAKAGKFISEETASAPALTNEIEHVHNEFWHRSIERKPVQLLILSLIMILIGGIVEMVPTFLVESNVPTIASVKPYTPLELQGRDIYLQEGCYNCHSQMIRPFRSETERYGEYSKAGEFVYDHPFQWGSKRTGPDLHRVGGKYPDSWHYNHMLDPESMSPNSIMPPYPWLFDKTIDKASTPTKIEAMQTLGVPYAEGYAEQSIADLEKQAAAISENLKSQGIEVSSDKQIVALIAYLQRLGTDIKAEKTSSATAIN; translated from the coding sequence ATGAAAAATCCGGAACTAAGTAAGGTTGATATTAAATTCGACCAGTTTTCTTACGATAACGAGATCGTAAGAAAATTTGCCATTGCCACTGTAGTTTTTGGCATTGTAGGGATGCTGGTAGGGCTTATAGTTGCGCTACAATTGGTTTTCCCACAACTTAATTTAGGAATTGAATTTACTACCTTCGGAAGACTTAGACCATTGCACACCAATGCTGTAATTTTTGCATTTGTTGGTAACGGTATCTTCACTGGGGTATATTATTCATTGCAAAGGCTGGTAAAAGCCAGAATGTTTAGTGATAAACTTAGCAATATCCATTTTTGGGGTTGGCAATTAATTATTTTGGCTGCTGCAATTTCATTACCGCTTGGTTTAACAACTGGTAAAGAATATGCCGAACTAGAGTGGCCAATAGATATCGCTATTACTGTAATTTGGGTAATATTCGGCTGGAACATGTTCGGTACTATCCTTAAAAGAAGAGAAAGACATTTATATGTAGCTGTTTGGTTTTATATAGCCACATTTGTAACAGTTGCAGTACTCCACTTAGTTAACTCATTTGAATTACCTGTCAGCATAATGAAGAGTTACTCTTGGTATGCTGGTGTGCAAGATGCTCTTGTACAATGGTGGTATGGACACAATGCGGTGGCATTCTTCCTTACTACACCTTATCTAGGTTTAATGTATTACTTCGTTCCAAAAGCAGCGAAAAGACCAGTATACTCATATCGTTTGTCAATTATTCACTTCTGGGCGCTGATATTCATATACATTTGGGCTGGTCCTCACCACTTATTATATAGTGCTTTACCAGACTGGGCTCAATCTTTAGGAACTGTATTCTCAATTATGTTGATCGCTCCATCTTGGGGTGGTATGTTAAATGGTTTATTAACATTACGTGGTGCTTGGGATAAAGTAAGAGAAGATCCAGTTCTTAAATTCTTAGTTGTTGCAGTTACAGCATACGGTATGTCAACTTTTGAAGGTCCAATGCTTTCATTAAAAAACTTCAACGCAATTACCCACTTTACAGACTGGACAATCGCACACGTTCACGTTGGTGGTCTTGGTTGGAACGGTTTCCTTACATTCGGTATGCTTTACTGGTTAATCCCTAAACTATATGGAACAAAACTACACTCAACAAAGCTTGCAAACTTCCATTTCTGGATTGGCACACTAGGTATTTTATTCTATGTATTACCAATGTGGTGGGCAGGTTTTACTCAAAGCTTAATGTGGAAAGAGTTTACTCAAGAAGGTATGTTGGCTTACCCTAACTTCCTAGAAACTGTAACTCAACTAAAACCACTTTACGCAATGAGAGCTTTAGGTGGAGCATTCTATCTAACTGGTGTAATCGTGATGGTTTACAACTTAGTTTCAACTGCTAAAGCTGGTAAGTTTATTTCAGAAGAAACTGCATCTGCACCAGCACTTACTAATGAGATTGAACACGTTCACAACGAGTTCTGGCACCGTAGCATCGAAAGAAAACCAGTTCAGTTATTAATTCTTAGCTTAATTATGATTCTGATTGGTGGTATTGTAGAGATGGTACCAACATTCTTAGTAGAGTCTAACGTACCTACAATTGCCAGTGTAAAACCATATACTCCACTAGAGTTACAAGGTAGAGATATTTACTTGCAAGAAGGTTGCTACAACTGTCACTCACAAATGATCAGACCATTTAGATCAGAAACTGAGCGTTACGGCGAGTATTCTAAAGCAGGGGAGTTTGTATACGATCACCCATTCCAGTGGGGATCTAAAAGAACTGGTCCAGATTTGCACAGAGTAGGAGGTAAGTATCCAGATTCTTGGCACTACAACCACATGCTCGATCCGGAGTCTATGTCACCAAACTCAATTATGCCTCCTTATCCTTGGTTGTTCGATAAAACCATCGATAAAGCTTCAACACCAACTAAAATTGAAGCAATGCAGACATTGGGTGTACCATATGCAGAAGGTTATGCAGAGCAATCAATTGCAGACCTTGAAAAACAAGCAGCAGCTATATCTGAAAACTTAAAAAGCCAAGGAATTGAAGTAAGTAGCGACAAGCAAATTGTAGCACTAATCGCTTACCTACAAAGACTTGGAACAGATATAAAAGCTGAAAAAACTTCAAGTGCAACTGCAATTAACTAA
- the ccoG gene encoding cytochrome c oxidase accessory protein CcoG, producing the protein MQGIYEEEPVSSFRDSLSTIDKEGKRVWVYPKKPKGKFYNKRTLVSYLLLAFLFSGPFIKIGSEPLLMLNILERKFVIFGQIFWPQDSHLFALGLISIVLFVVLFTVVYGRIFCGWVCPQTIFMEMVFRKIEYLIEGDWKKQQKLSSQPWNSEKIMKKGTKFAIFYLISFFIANTFLAYIIGIDELLTIITDPPSEHLAGLGIILIFSAAFYTVFAVLREQVCTTICPYGRLQGVLLDKDSVVVAYDYVRGEERGRYRKKEDRAALGKGDCVDCHQCVHVCPTGIDIRNGTQLECINCTACMDACDSVMDKIGKPTGLIRYASEENIAKKTPFKMSTRSWAYTGVLTLLVAFVAILLITRSEVETTILRTPGMLFQDQGDNKISNLYNIKIINKTNHALSVDVKLMDEPLNGEIKLVGNELVVDKQGVTEQAMFVILDRDVLTKLKTKIDIGIYSEGKLIETVSTNFMGPAK; encoded by the coding sequence ATGCAAGGGATATATGAAGAAGAACCAGTCTCAAGTTTCAGAGATTCCCTTTCAACAATTGACAAGGAAGGTAAAAGAGTTTGGGTTTACCCTAAAAAACCAAAGGGTAAATTCTATAATAAAAGAACGCTTGTAAGCTATTTGCTTTTGGCATTTTTATTCTCCGGACCATTTATTAAAATTGGTAGCGAGCCTCTTTTAATGCTGAATATTCTAGAACGAAAGTTTGTAATATTCGGTCAGATTTTTTGGCCACAAGACTCTCATTTGTTTGCCCTGGGTCTTATATCGATTGTATTGTTTGTCGTACTGTTTACAGTAGTTTACGGAAGAATTTTTTGTGGCTGGGTTTGTCCCCAAACCATATTTATGGAAATGGTATTCAGAAAGATAGAATACCTAATAGAAGGTGACTGGAAGAAACAGCAAAAGCTTAGTAGCCAACCTTGGAATTCAGAAAAAATAATGAAGAAAGGGACTAAGTTTGCCATCTTCTATCTAATATCCTTTTTTATTGCAAATACTTTTTTAGCATACATTATTGGTATAGATGAATTGCTAACTATTATTACCGATCCTCCCTCTGAGCACCTTGCCGGTTTAGGTATCATTTTAATTTTTAGTGCTGCATTTTATACTGTATTTGCTGTATTAAGAGAGCAAGTTTGTACAACTATTTGTCCTTATGGTAGGCTGCAAGGTGTGCTATTAGATAAAGATTCTGTAGTAGTAGCTTATGATTATGTAAGAGGAGAAGAAAGAGGAAGATACAGAAAAAAAGAAGATAGAGCAGCTTTAGGCAAAGGCGATTGTGTTGATTGCCACCAATGTGTACATGTATGTCCGACAGGTATAGATATCAGAAATGGTACACAGCTCGAATGTATTAACTGTACTGCTTGTATGGATGCCTGCGATAGCGTAATGGACAAAATTGGTAAGCCAACAGGTTTAATTCGCTATGCATCAGAAGAGAATATCGCTAAAAAGACTCCTTTTAAAATGTCAACCCGCTCTTGGGCTTATACAGGAGTACTTACATTGCTAGTTGCTTTTGTTGCTATATTACTTATTACCCGCTCCGAGGTTGAAACCACTATTCTTAGAACACCGGGTATGCTGTTCCAAGACCAAGGCGATAACAAGATTAGCAACTTGTATAACATCAAGATTATCAATAAAACTAATCATGCGCTTTCAGTAGATGTAAAACTGATGGACGAGCCTCTTAATGGAGAAATTAAGCTGGTTGGTAATGAGCTAGTAGTTGATAAACAAGGAGTTACCGAACAGGCAATGTTTGTGATACTCGATAGAGATGTTCTTACCAAATTAAAAACCAAAATAGATATTGGTATATACTCAGAAGGAAAACTCATAGAAACTGTTTCGACAAATTTTATGGGACCTGCTAAATAA
- a CDS encoding DUF1801 domain-containing protein, producing the protein MAKSDMKTTLNDGDVKKFINSIENEKRKKDGFSTLKIMEEVTGLYPKMWGTSIVGFGQYHYKYESGREGDFFMVGFSPRKQNLTIYIMPGFDRYETLMSKLGKYKTGKSCLYINKLEDVDMKVLKELINESFLYMKKKYDKD; encoded by the coding sequence ATGGCAAAATCTGATATGAAAACTACTTTGAATGATGGTGATGTAAAGAAATTTATAAATTCAATAGAGAATGAAAAGCGTAAAAAGGATGGTTTTTCTACTCTTAAAATTATGGAAGAGGTTACAGGTCTATATCCAAAAATGTGGGGGACAAGTATTGTCGGTTTTGGTCAATATCATTATAAGTATGAGAGTGGAAGAGAAGGTGATTTTTTTATGGTGGGTTTTTCTCCTCGCAAGCAAAATCTTACAATTTATATTATGCCCGGTTTCGATAGATACGAAACACTAATGAGTAAACTGGGAAAATACAAAACTGGCAAATCTTGCTTATATATTAATAAGTTAGAAGATGTGGATATGAAAGTGTTGAAAGAGTTAATAAATGAGTCATTTCTGTACATGAAGAAAAAATACGATAAAGATTAA
- a CDS encoding S-adenosylmethionine:tRNA ribosyltransferase-isomerase, which translates to MKEIDVKLEDYQYLLPQGKIAAYPLKERDSAKLLVYKNGEISHDTFKHLGSFLDKNYSLFFNNTKVLPARMHFRKDTGAIIEVFLLHPEQPTRIVQEAMLVKNDAVWACTIGNLKRWKDGQVLSRQLVVDGKEVELHVQIVNRDKRWVKFSWNQTDSASGDLNFVDVVEAAGNTPLPPYLNRAAEDIDETEYQTVYGKKEGAVAAPTAGLHFTDNMLETFKTEGRLLDELTLHVGAGTFQPVKVNNIKEHEMHCEQIVVYKYNIENLLQSKKILAVGTTSMRTMESIYWYGVQLIKGEAEEQNLFIKKLYPYLYDDAELPSRKESLQAVLDYMEVNLLEEITGETEILIMPGYDFKICDALITNFHLPESTLILLIAAFIGEDWRKVYDIALKEDYRFLSYGDGSLLIRH; encoded by the coding sequence GTGAAAGAGATTGATGTAAAGCTTGAAGATTACCAATACTTGTTACCGCAAGGAAAAATAGCAGCTTATCCTTTAAAAGAAAGAGATAGTGCAAAACTGCTTGTGTATAAAAATGGAGAAATTTCTCACGATACTTTTAAGCATTTAGGTAGCTTTTTGGATAAGAATTACAGCCTGTTTTTTAACAACACCAAAGTGTTGCCTGCCAGAATGCATTTTAGAAAAGATACGGGAGCGATAATAGAGGTTTTTCTATTGCATCCTGAGCAACCGACTCGCATTGTACAAGAAGCCATGTTGGTTAAGAATGATGCTGTTTGGGCTTGCACCATTGGTAATTTAAAGCGCTGGAAAGACGGACAGGTATTAAGCAGGCAATTAGTAGTTGATGGGAAAGAGGTTGAATTGCATGTGCAAATTGTAAATAGGGACAAGCGTTGGGTAAAATTTAGTTGGAATCAAACAGATTCGGCAAGTGGAGACTTAAATTTTGTTGATGTGGTTGAAGCTGCTGGAAATACACCTTTGCCGCCATATTTAAACAGAGCCGCAGAAGATATTGATGAAACCGAATACCAAACAGTTTATGGCAAAAAGGAAGGAGCAGTAGCAGCTCCTACAGCTGGTCTTCATTTTACAGATAACATGCTAGAAACTTTTAAAACTGAAGGTAGATTGCTCGATGAATTAACGTTGCATGTGGGTGCTGGAACTTTCCAACCAGTTAAAGTAAACAACATCAAAGAGCATGAAATGCATTGCGAACAGATTGTAGTTTACAAGTACAACATAGAGAACTTACTGCAATCTAAGAAAATATTGGCTGTTGGTACCACTTCTATGCGCACAATGGAGAGTATTTATTGGTACGGTGTTCAACTAATAAAAGGAGAAGCTGAAGAGCAAAACTTATTCATTAAAAAGCTCTATCCATATCTGTATGACGACGCTGAATTGCCGAGTAGAAAAGAATCTTTGCAAGCAGTATTGGATTATATGGAAGTAAATCTGTTAGAAGAAATTACAGGAGAAACTGAGATTCTGATAATGCCGGGTTACGATTTTAAAATCTGTGATGCATTAATCACGAATTTCCATTTACCAGAAAGTACACTCATTTTACTAATTGCTGCTTTTATTGGTGAAGACTGGCGAAAGGTATACGATATCGCATTAAAAGAAGATTATCGCTTTTTAAGTTATGGAGATGGCTCGCTATTAATTAGACATTAA
- a CDS encoding cbb3-type cytochrome c oxidase N-terminal domain-containing protein: protein MKNIFRILLNKKLLAMGAALLWGASSATAADTATGSLKEMASNDSFLWMILTLEIILILIGLVLIVVILKMKSILFGVEEAEGAEAVESVSFFEKWASKLQDAVPVDREEEIMTDHEYDGIIELDNNLPPWWKMLFNLSILFAAIYIGIYHLSDAGPSSEEEYLTAMEEARIEVEAFMAQKANSIDELNVVAVSDESALAEGKQIFQTSCAACHGKEGQGGVGPNMTDNYWLHGGDIKDVFKTIKYGVPEKGMISWKTQLSPSQMQSVASYILTLVGTNPPNPKDPQGDLYEPTEGSTDAVSSNKTVEDNNISMVN from the coding sequence ATGAAAAATATATTTAGAATTTTACTTAATAAGAAGTTGCTTGCAATGGGTGCTGCATTGTTGTGGGGGGCATCTTCTGCTACCGCGGCTGACACTGCAACCGGTAGCTTAAAAGAAATGGCTTCAAACGATTCATTTCTATGGATGATTTTAACGCTTGAAATTATACTCATCTTAATCGGACTTGTGCTCATAGTTGTAATTCTTAAAATGAAGAGCATTTTGTTTGGAGTTGAAGAAGCTGAAGGTGCTGAAGCAGTTGAATCTGTTAGTTTCTTCGAGAAGTGGGCAAGCAAATTACAAGATGCTGTACCAGTAGATAGAGAAGAGGAAATTATGACAGACCATGAGTACGACGGCATTATAGAGTTAGATAATAACCTGCCACCGTGGTGGAAAATGTTGTTCAACCTTTCAATTCTGTTTGCTGCTATTTATATCGGTATTTATCACTTATCTGATGCTGGTCCATCTTCAGAAGAAGAATATCTTACAGCAATGGAAGAGGCGAGGATAGAAGTTGAGGCTTTTATGGCACAAAAAGCTAACTCAATAGATGAGCTAAATGTAGTAGCTGTTAGCGATGAATCTGCCTTAGCAGAAGGAAAGCAAATTTTCCAAACTAGCTGCGCGGCATGTCATGGTAAGGAAGGACAAGGTGGAGTTGGACCTAACATGACAGATAACTACTGGTTGCATGGAGGAGATATTAAAGATGTGTTTAAAACCATAAAATACGGAGTGCCCGAAAAAGGTATGATTTCATGGAAAACACAGTTGAGTCCATCACAGATGCAGAGTGTAGCAAGCTATATTCTTACTTTGGTGGGAACAAATCCTCCAAACCCGAAAGATCCTCAAGGCGATTTGTATGAGCCAACCGAAGGCTCTACAGACGCAGTAAGTAGTAATAAAACTGTAGAAGATAACAACATCTCTATGGTAAACTAA